In a genomic window of Dyadobacter fermentans DSM 18053:
- a CDS encoding ABC transporter permease, whose amino-acid sequence MIRNYIKISIRTLTKNKAYTFINITGLALGMAVAMLIGLWIHDELSFDRHFKNFDRIAQVWQHQTFNGHIGTQTYVPFPIGDEIRKNYGADFKHVIMASWNARHILAAGDKKFNKNGPYIEPDAPEMLSLRMIHGTRAGLKDPYSIMLSESVAKAFFGDTDPTGSVMKVDNNINVKVTGVYEDLPHNTSFREMSFMMPWQLMVITNPWLKTMDDPWRPNSYQTYVQLIDNADIDQATARIRDIKKRNINKEQLKYKPDVFLNPMSDWHLYSEFKEGYRVGGRIEFVWLFGIIGAFVLMLACINFMNLSTARSEKRAKEVGIRKAVGSVRNQLIIQFFSESFIVVGFAFAVAIMLVTLFLPMFNEVADKKMTMPWTEPQFWAAGIGFSIITALIAGSYPALYLSSFQPVKVLKGTFRAGRLAAVPRKVLVVVQFAVSIILIIGTAVVFRQIQFAKNRPVGYSRDGLVSISMSTDHIHKHFEAVRHELKSAGAIVEMAESDSPITDTWSSTSGFEWKGKDPEQSVDFPFDEISHEYGKTVGWQFVQGRDFSREFATDSLALVVNEAAVKFMGLQSPVNETLTWFKKPYKIIGVIKDLVVNSPYSQAQPQMFCLSASQGNMVSIRLNPAAGASESIGKIKAVFEKYDPGSPFEYDFVDQMYARKFSDEERIGKLTTFFSVLAILISCLGLFGVASFIAEQRTKEIGVRKVLGATVLNVWGLLSRDFVLLVCIAFVIASPGAWYFLEGWLQKYEYRTTISWWIFALTGIGTLMITLLTVSFQAIRAAMMNPVRSLRSE is encoded by the coding sequence ATGATCAGAAACTATATCAAAATCTCGATCCGCACGCTCACTAAAAACAAGGCGTACACCTTCATCAACATCACCGGGCTTGCCCTGGGAATGGCCGTGGCGATGCTCATCGGCCTGTGGATCCATGACGAACTGTCGTTCGACCGCCATTTCAAAAACTTCGACCGCATTGCCCAGGTATGGCAGCACCAGACGTTCAATGGCCACATCGGCACGCAAACGTACGTGCCGTTTCCGATCGGCGACGAAATCCGGAAGAACTACGGGGCCGATTTCAAACACGTGATCATGGCTTCCTGGAATGCCAGGCACATCCTGGCCGCCGGAGACAAGAAATTCAACAAAAACGGCCCGTACATCGAGCCGGACGCGCCCGAAATGCTGAGCCTCCGGATGATCCACGGCACGCGGGCCGGATTGAAAGACCCCTACTCCATTATGCTGTCCGAATCCGTGGCGAAGGCCTTTTTCGGCGACACCGATCCAACCGGCAGCGTGATGAAGGTCGACAACAATATCAATGTGAAAGTAACGGGCGTTTACGAAGATCTGCCCCACAACACATCGTTCCGCGAGATGTCCTTCATGATGCCCTGGCAGCTGATGGTCATCACCAACCCCTGGCTGAAAACCATGGACGATCCCTGGCGGCCCAACTCCTACCAAACCTACGTGCAGCTGATCGACAATGCCGACATTGATCAGGCTACGGCACGCATCCGGGACATCAAAAAGCGCAACATCAATAAGGAGCAGCTCAAATACAAGCCCGATGTTTTCCTGAACCCGATGAGCGACTGGCATCTGTATTCCGAGTTCAAAGAAGGCTATCGCGTGGGCGGGCGCATCGAATTTGTGTGGCTATTCGGCATTATCGGTGCTTTTGTGCTCATGCTTGCTTGCATTAACTTCATGAATCTCAGTACCGCACGCTCCGAAAAGCGGGCGAAGGAAGTCGGCATCCGCAAAGCCGTGGGATCGGTGCGGAACCAGCTCATTATCCAGTTTTTTTCCGAATCGTTTATCGTCGTCGGCTTTGCATTCGCAGTGGCGATTATGCTGGTGACGCTCTTCCTGCCGATGTTTAATGAGGTAGCCGACAAAAAGATGACCATGCCCTGGACGGAACCGCAGTTTTGGGCCGCAGGCATCGGTTTCAGCATTATTACCGCCCTCATTGCGGGGAGCTATCCGGCATTGTATCTGTCGTCGTTCCAGCCGGTGAAGGTGCTGAAAGGTACATTCCGCGCCGGGCGGTTGGCTGCGGTCCCCCGAAAAGTGCTGGTGGTGGTCCAATTTGCCGTGTCGATCATCCTGATCATCGGCACAGCCGTGGTCTTCAGGCAAATCCAGTTTGCCAAAAACCGGCCCGTAGGTTACAGTCGCGACGGACTTGTGTCCATTTCAATGTCGACCGATCATATTCACAAGCATTTTGAAGCGGTACGTCACGAATTGAAAAGCGCGGGCGCCATTGTCGAAATGGCCGAATCCGACAGTCCGATTACCGACACCTGGTCCTCGACGAGCGGCTTTGAATGGAAAGGCAAAGATCCTGAACAATCGGTCGACTTCCCGTTCGATGAAATATCTCACGAATATGGTAAAACGGTAGGCTGGCAGTTTGTTCAAGGCCGGGATTTCTCCCGCGAATTTGCGACGGACTCACTGGCGCTGGTGGTCAACGAAGCTGCGGTGAAGTTCATGGGACTACAAAGCCCTGTTAACGAAACGCTTACGTGGTTCAAAAAACCTTACAAAATCATCGGCGTGATCAAGGATCTCGTCGTGAATTCACCCTACTCGCAGGCCCAGCCGCAGATGTTCTGTCTTTCGGCCAGCCAGGGAAATATGGTCAGCATCCGGCTAAACCCCGCCGCAGGCGCATCGGAGTCGATCGGGAAGATCAAAGCCGTTTTTGAGAAATACGATCCGGGGTCACCGTTCGAATATGATTTTGTGGATCAAATGTACGCCAGGAAGTTTTCCGACGAAGAGCGGATCGGGAAACTCACCACGTTTTTCTCCGTGCTCGCAATCCTGATCAGCTGTCTGGGCCTGTTTGGCGTGGCATCGTTCATTGCCGAGCAGCGCACAAAGGAAATAGGCGTTAGAAAAGTGCTGGGCGCGACCGTGCTGAATGTGTGGGGACTGCTTTCGCGCGATTTCGTGCTGCTGGTTTGCATTGCCTTCGTGATCGCCTCGCCGGGCGCGTGGTACTTCCTGGAAGGCTGGTTGCAGAAATACGAATACCGCACGACGATTTCCTGGTGGATTTTTGCACTTACCGGCATCGGTACATTAATGATCACGCTGCTCACGGTTAGTTTCCAGGCCATCAGGGCGGCGATGATGAACCCCGTCCGCAGCCTGCGCTCAGAGTAG